The Helianthus annuus cultivar XRQ/B chromosome 16, HanXRQr2.0-SUNRISE, whole genome shotgun sequence genome includes a window with the following:
- the LOC110907652 gene encoding 28 kDa ribonucleoprotein, chloroplastic-like, translating to MGKNKRKMKQEDGGSQQHSPAIVFVSNLPYSFDNSQLEETFSDVGPVRRCLIVTQKGSTEYRGFAFVQFVATDDAKRAIELKNGHQLEVAPLELNMQCKGLPFF from the coding sequence ATGGGGAAAAACAAGAGGAAGATGAAGCAAGAAGACGGTGGAAGTCAGCAACACAGTCCAGCCATCGTCTTCGTCTCCAATTTGCCCTACTCTTTCGATAATTCTCAGCTTGAAGAAACGTTCAGTGATGTCGGACCAGTTAGGCGCTGCCTTATAGTTACACAGAAAGGGTCGACTGAATACCGTGGCTTTGCTTTTGTTCAATTTGTTGCGACTGATGATGCCAAGCGTGCAATTGAGCTGAAAAATGGTCATCAGTTGGAGGTCGCACCATTGGAGTTAAACATGCAATGCAAAGGTCTCCcttttttttga